A genomic region of Catalinimonas niigatensis contains the following coding sequences:
- a CDS encoding DUF3276 family protein — protein sequence MEDNQDQDQGKERAEIYSQRVRAGKRTYFFDVKSTRSNDYYLTITESRRRYKDDGYFYEKHKVFLYKEDFNKFMSALQETIDHVKEELMPEYDFDQYEATNEERSSVDDELKWD from the coding sequence GTGGAAGATAATCAAGATCAAGATCAAGGTAAAGAAAGGGCAGAAATTTATTCGCAGAGGGTAAGAGCCGGTAAGCGTACATACTTCTTTGATGTCAAGTCTACACGTTCTAACGACTATTACCTCACAATTACTGAAAGTAGAAGAAGATACAAAGATGATGGTTACTTCTACGAGAAGCACAAAGTTTTTCTGTACAAAGAAGACTTTAACAAGTTCATGAGTGCACTTCAGGAAACCATTGACCATGTAAAAGAGGAGCTGATGCCTGAATATGATTTTGACCAGTATGAAGCTACCAACGAGGAACGGTCAAGTGTGGATGATGAGCTGAAGTGGGACTAA
- a CDS encoding acyl-CoA reductase, translating to MIKLEDRIKAFATVGQILKNLSKEEREYMYQRAKNENSWFTDKNIGLALEGVQRYLDENKLKVWTKDLPSQPQKAKKVGMVMAGNIPLVGFHDFLTVLISGHKLLAKLSSQDSFLLKHIADILTDIEPWFKEQIQFQDRLNEADAMIATGSDNSSRYFEYYFAKMPHIIRHNRTSVAVLDGQETEEELQALGDDIFQYFGLGCRNVAKLYVPEHYDFKLLLDAWQPYHLLIHHHKYNNNYDYNKSILLVNKEPHLDTGFALLRESDQLVSPISMVYYEKYQNVADLKAQLEQRKNKIQCIVSRDSWVENSLPLGYAQQPELWDYADGVDTLAFVSQLS from the coding sequence ATGATCAAACTGGAAGATAGAATTAAAGCTTTTGCGACTGTTGGACAAATACTCAAAAATTTATCCAAAGAAGAAAGAGAGTATATGTATCAGCGTGCTAAAAATGAAAATAGTTGGTTTACAGATAAGAATATTGGATTGGCTCTGGAGGGGGTACAACGTTATCTGGATGAAAACAAGCTGAAAGTGTGGACGAAAGATCTACCCTCCCAACCACAAAAGGCAAAAAAAGTAGGCATGGTCATGGCAGGAAACATTCCACTGGTGGGTTTTCATGATTTCCTGACGGTGCTCATCAGCGGACATAAATTACTAGCCAAACTTAGCTCGCAAGATAGTTTTCTGCTCAAACATATTGCTGATATTCTTACAGATATTGAGCCCTGGTTTAAAGAGCAGATACAGTTTCAGGATAGACTCAATGAAGCGGATGCCATGATCGCTACTGGAAGTGACAATTCTTCCCGGTATTTTGAGTACTACTTTGCCAAGATGCCCCATATCATCCGCCACAACCGTACTTCTGTAGCCGTATTGGATGGGCAGGAGACAGAAGAAGAATTACAGGCTCTCGGAGATGATATTTTTCAATACTTTGGGTTGGGTTGCAGAAATGTAGCAAAACTCTATGTACCTGAGCATTATGATTTCAAGCTTCTGCTGGACGCCTGGCAGCCTTACCATTTACTTATCCATCACCATAAGTACAATAACAACTATGACTATAACAAGTCTATACTTTTGGTAAACAAAGAGCCTCATCTGGATACAGGCTTTGCTTTGCTTAGAGAAAGTGATCAACTGGTCTCTCCTATTTCAATGGTGTATTACGAAAAGTACCAGAATGTAGCTGACTTAAAAGCTCAGCTTGAGCAACGTAAAAATAAGATACAGTGCATCGTATCCAGAGATAGTTGGGTAGAGAATAGCCTGCCTTTGGGCTATGCACAACAACCTGAGCTTTGGGATTATGCTGATGGAGTGGATACTCTGGCTTTTGTTAGTCAACTCTCTTAA
- a CDS encoding CRISPR-associated endoribonuclease Cas6, with product MRIRIIFILRNKGSYVPFHHQYLLAQLIKGILVKGGDEKFINSRLYNFSGLKGQTKISRNGLHFYSSRVTLVLSATNKEFVDYFLKHLFVFPQIDIGTMSLIPEAVEVEDKPELTDAMKYVCISPLVLVEPSFSDDRGKKFIIPTSDTFSDLLYESLMIRMEKSNIYTSEEIAEFYKFQLVPDKNYLLRIKEQQKKFARIYPLYDQDVKYEVRGYTFPFVLYAAKEVQEFIFNNGLGLYAHKGFGMLDLATADPGKGTSKYEFEGAPASNNREAGNREPNNRRSRDREVES from the coding sequence TTGAGAATACGTATCATTTTTATACTACGGAACAAGGGGTCATATGTTCCTTTCCATCATCAGTATCTACTGGCCCAGTTGATCAAAGGGATATTGGTGAAAGGAGGCGATGAAAAATTCATTAATTCCAGACTTTACAATTTCTCAGGCCTGAAGGGTCAGACTAAAATCAGTCGCAATGGCCTGCACTTTTATTCAAGTCGAGTGACATTGGTCCTGTCAGCTACTAATAAAGAGTTTGTAGACTATTTCCTGAAGCATCTTTTTGTTTTCCCCCAGATTGATATTGGCACCATGAGTCTGATCCCTGAGGCGGTGGAAGTAGAAGATAAGCCTGAGTTGACAGATGCCATGAAATATGTCTGTATATCACCATTGGTATTGGTAGAACCCTCATTTAGTGATGATCGTGGGAAAAAATTTATAATTCCTACTTCTGATACATTTTCCGACCTCTTGTATGAATCGCTTATGATCCGTATGGAGAAATCAAATATTTATACTTCGGAGGAGATTGCTGAGTTTTATAAATTTCAACTGGTTCCTGATAAGAATTACCTGCTTAGAATTAAAGAACAACAGAAAAAATTTGCCCGCATCTATCCCTTATATGATCAGGATGTAAAATATGAAGTGAGAGGGTATACTTTTCCCTTTGTGTTGTACGCAGCAAAAGAAGTACAGGAATTCATCTTCAATAATGGCTTGGGATTGTATGCACATAAAGGTTTTGGTATGCTGGACTTAGCCACTGCTGACCCTGGAAAAGGAACCAGCAAATATGAATTTGAAGGTGCTCCTGCTTCCAATAATAGAGAAGCAGGCAACAGGGAACCTAACAATCGGAGAAGCAGGGATAGAGAAGTTGAATCTTAA
- a CDS encoding type IX secretion system plug protein, with translation MTVYLASCVPITGTSTSNNTDSPNKPGGLYNDEVFSKEIQSIKIVQQNDQLYDAVIDINQNVPTLLVFDWLELGEREIYGELSAKIIHCNADWQQSKLYSMDYLYEFNEFPITNEELSYNTKVPFARYAFPLPRVKLPGNYAVVVYERNNENNPLFTRRFMVYEPRVSIRANITRSSGVKERDTHHQLEFLIDYQNFDIPNPFSDVYVVIRQNQQWFNMISGLKPSFVREDVKELEYIFFDLKNNFWAANEFRYFDLRTSKALGQNVAEIKEDQYPMKAYLLPDRARTNEAYSQYNDLNGGYIAGNLETGGGELNADYLTTHFFLDASEPVQGDVYVIGAFNNRVINEQIKMQYDEVQQGYTLDILLKQGFYNYLYYVDNEKNSNPYLFDGSHFETENLYEIFVYTRPLGSRSDLLIGYSSIVSNLR, from the coding sequence ATGACAGTGTATCTGGCTTCCTGTGTACCTATAACTGGCACTTCCACATCCAATAATACTGACTCTCCTAATAAGCCAGGGGGGCTGTATAATGATGAAGTATTTTCTAAGGAGATTCAGAGCATCAAAATTGTGCAGCAGAATGATCAACTGTACGATGCAGTAATTGATATTAATCAGAATGTACCTACACTGCTTGTGTTTGACTGGCTGGAATTAGGGGAACGGGAAATTTATGGTGAGTTGAGTGCTAAGATCATTCATTGCAACGCTGACTGGCAGCAGTCAAAGCTGTATAGCATGGATTATTTGTATGAATTTAACGAGTTTCCTATTACCAATGAAGAACTCTCCTACAATACCAAAGTACCCTTTGCCCGTTATGCCTTTCCTTTGCCCAGAGTAAAATTGCCTGGAAATTATGCCGTTGTGGTGTATGAAAGAAACAATGAGAATAATCCGCTCTTTACCAGGCGTTTTATGGTCTATGAGCCCAGAGTAAGCATCAGGGCCAATATTACCCGTTCCAGTGGCGTAAAAGAAAGAGATACACATCATCAACTAGAATTTCTGATTGATTATCAAAACTTTGACATTCCTAATCCTTTCAGTGATGTATATGTTGTGATCCGGCAAAACCAGCAGTGGTTCAACATGATCAGCGGATTAAAACCAAGCTTTGTGCGGGAAGATGTAAAAGAGTTGGAGTATATTTTTTTTGACCTTAAGAACAATTTTTGGGCTGCCAATGAATTCCGCTACTTTGATCTAAGAACATCAAAGGCTTTGGGTCAGAATGTAGCAGAAATTAAGGAGGATCAATACCCCATGAAAGCTTATCTATTACCAGATAGAGCGCGCACCAATGAGGCTTATAGCCAGTATAATGACCTGAATGGAGGCTACATTGCTGGTAATCTGGAAACAGGAGGAGGCGAGTTAAATGCAGACTATTTGACTACGCATTTTTTTCTGGATGCCAGCGAACCTGTGCAGGGAGATGTATATGTGATCGGCGCTTTTAACAACAGGGTGATTAATGAACAGATAAAAATGCAGTACGATGAAGTTCAGCAGGGATATACGCTGGACATCTTACTTAAGCAGGGATTTTACAATTACCTTTATTATGTGGATAATGAAAAAAATTCCAATCCTTACCTTTTTGATGGAAGTCACTTTGAAACAGAAAATTTATATGAAATCTTCGTGTATACCCGTCCTTTAGGCTCTCGGTCTGATCTTCTTATTGGCTATAGCAGTATAGTATCTAACTTACGTTAA
- the ychF gene encoding redox-regulated ATPase YchF produces MSLQCGIVGLPNVGKSTLFNALSSAKAEAANFPFCTIEPNVGVITVPDERLNALQKLVNPQKVLPTTIEFVDIAGLVKGASKGEGLGNKFLANIREVDAIIHVVRCFADDNVVHVAGSVDPVFDKEVIDTELQLKDLESVDKKILRMEKMAKSGETKAKKHLAALQTYKQHLETGKNARTIALPEEEKEAVQDLQLLTGKPVVYVANVDEASVHTGNAYVEALKKAVSDEDAEVILISASIEAQIAELDPEERIIFLEEYGLEESGLNKLIRASYRLLNLITYFTAGEKEVRAWTIMRGWKAPQAAGVIHTDFEKGFIKAEVIKLKDYQQYGTEQGCREAGKLAIEGKEYIVEDGDIMHFRFNV; encoded by the coding sequence ATGAGTTTACAGTGTGGTATAGTAGGCCTGCCCAATGTGGGTAAGTCAACTTTGTTTAATGCTTTGTCCAGTGCCAAAGCTGAGGCAGCTAATTTCCCTTTTTGTACTATTGAGCCTAATGTAGGCGTAATTACCGTTCCTGACGAGCGACTTAACGCACTTCAAAAACTGGTAAACCCTCAAAAAGTACTTCCTACAACGATAGAATTTGTAGACATCGCCGGCTTGGTGAAAGGTGCCAGCAAGGGTGAAGGTTTAGGGAATAAATTCCTGGCTAACATCCGGGAGGTAGATGCTATCATTCATGTCGTGCGCTGCTTTGCCGATGATAATGTGGTACACGTAGCTGGTTCCGTTGACCCGGTTTTTGACAAAGAAGTCATTGATACCGAATTGCAGCTTAAGGATCTGGAATCAGTAGATAAAAAGATTTTGCGTATGGAGAAAATGGCTAAGTCGGGAGAGACTAAAGCCAAAAAACATCTGGCAGCTTTGCAAACATATAAGCAACATCTGGAAACAGGGAAAAATGCCCGTACCATAGCGCTGCCTGAAGAAGAAAAAGAAGCAGTACAGGACTTACAACTGCTTACCGGTAAGCCAGTGGTTTATGTAGCCAATGTAGATGAAGCTTCTGTACATACAGGAAATGCTTATGTAGAAGCATTGAAAAAAGCAGTGAGTGATGAGGATGCCGAGGTTATTCTGATATCAGCTTCCATTGAGGCACAGATTGCCGAACTGGACCCTGAAGAGCGGATAATATTTCTGGAAGAATATGGATTGGAAGAGTCTGGTCTTAACAAATTAATACGCGCATCTTATAGATTACTGAATTTAATTACATACTTTACTGCTGGTGAAAAAGAAGTAAGGGCCTGGACAATTATGAGAGGATGGAAGGCACCTCAGGCTGCAGGAGTAATTCATACCGACTTTGAAAAGGGGTTTATCAAAGCTGAAGTAATTAAATTAAAGGATTATCAGCAGTATGGCACGGAGCAGGGGTGCAGAGAAGCAGGTAAACTAGCCATAGAAGGCAAAGAATATATTGTTGAGGATGGAGATATTATGCACTTTAGATTTAATGTTTAA
- a CDS encoding AI-2E family transporter, which produces MINKSVLYIILFALSFVMLAWIFSDIFGYFVIALILSAIFSPLTNYINRLHFYGYHMPRFVAVLISFAVIIFLISSFVILFIPLIDDQVQIITEINYEDLYYRASAPLQRIETFLFNSGIIEDEDLLVESLRTSLLSFIGAINFGEFFNQLISFTGTFFIGILAVVFITFVLLYEKGIVRRQAIKLIPNHYFEVFIAAIYKIETLLSNYLIGLLLQVFSIFCIASLGLSLFGINYALTIAVFAAVANLIPYAGPILGAAFGIAVGLSTTLLDANTNEVIILAVKVISVFSVVQLTDNLVLQPLIFSKSVKAHPLEIFIVIFAGATIAGVIGMIAAIPVYTILKVVYMELYTGYKQYHIFKTK; this is translated from the coding sequence ATGATTAACAAAAGCGTTCTGTATATCATATTATTCGCGCTGAGCTTTGTGATGCTGGCATGGATATTTTCTGATATTTTCGGATACTTTGTAATTGCCCTGATATTGTCTGCCATTTTTTCCCCTCTTACTAATTATATCAACCGGCTGCATTTTTATGGTTATCACATGCCGCGTTTTGTAGCGGTGCTTATCTCATTTGCAGTAATTATATTTTTGATCTCTTCATTTGTCATTCTTTTTATTCCCCTCATTGATGATCAGGTACAGATCATCACCGAAATCAATTACGAAGACCTTTATTACAGGGCAAGTGCTCCTCTACAGCGTATTGAGACTTTTCTTTTTAATAGCGGAATTATTGAAGATGAAGATCTGCTGGTAGAAAGTCTTAGAACAAGTTTGCTTTCTTTCATCGGCGCGATCAACTTTGGTGAGTTTTTCAATCAGCTAATTTCTTTCACAGGAACCTTTTTTATAGGGATACTGGCAGTTGTATTCATCACCTTTGTACTGCTTTATGAGAAAGGAATTGTGCGAAGACAAGCCATTAAGCTCATTCCCAACCACTACTTTGAAGTATTTATCGCAGCCATTTATAAGATAGAAACGCTCTTATCCAATTATCTTATCGGATTACTATTACAGGTCTTCTCTATTTTTTGCATTGCATCGCTGGGATTGAGTTTGTTTGGAATAAACTACGCCCTTACCATTGCAGTTTTTGCTGCAGTAGCCAACCTGATCCCTTATGCCGGACCTATTCTAGGCGCTGCATTTGGAATAGCAGTAGGTTTATCCACAACACTCCTGGATGCAAATACCAATGAAGTCATCATTCTGGCAGTGAAAGTGATATCTGTATTTTCAGTAGTCCAGCTAACCGATAATCTGGTACTTCAGCCATTGATTTTTTCAAAAAGTGTAAAAGCGCATCCATTAGAAATATTTATAGTTATTTTTGCAGGAGCAACTATCGCCGGTGTGATCGGGATGATTGCAGCTATTCCTGTCTACACCATATTAAAAGTAGTGTATATGGAACTTTATACTGGTTACAAACAGTATCATATTTTTAAGACCAAATAA
- a CDS encoding 2'-5' RNA ligase family protein, translating to MDQTALIQHYTQMWAYARHNFLQGKTQNDPLLDDPRDDRYGITLLLRPDEATANKIHQFLQHMAVLEPDQYYYPLSDQHLTILSIISCYPGFNLNQIELNAYDAKIKEALQEIPPINIHFKGITASPSTVLVQGFPKDDFLQKLRDQLRHIFKGSSLQHSIDSRYRLFTAHSTVIRFRKPLKNPEAFANQLEKYRETDFGLVKAKQIELAGNDWYQRKENVKILKTYTLAP from the coding sequence ATGGATCAGACAGCGCTTATTCAACACTATACGCAGATGTGGGCTTATGCCCGTCATAATTTTCTGCAAGGAAAAACTCAAAATGACCCTCTACTGGATGATCCCAGGGATGATCGCTATGGCATCACGCTACTTCTTCGTCCGGATGAGGCTACAGCAAATAAGATTCATCAATTTTTGCAACATATGGCTGTGCTTGAACCAGATCAGTATTACTACCCTCTTTCTGACCAGCACCTGACCATTCTTTCTATTATTTCCTGCTACCCTGGCTTTAACCTAAATCAGATTGAGCTCAATGCTTATGATGCCAAAATCAAGGAGGCTTTACAAGAGATTCCACCCATCAATATTCACTTCAAAGGCATTACAGCTTCTCCTTCTACAGTACTGGTTCAGGGTTTTCCCAAAGATGATTTTTTACAAAAGTTAAGAGATCAGTTGAGACATATATTCAAAGGTTCATCTCTACAACACTCTATTGATTCACGCTATAGATTATTCACTGCCCACAGCACAGTTATCCGTTTTAGAAAGCCCTTAAAAAATCCGGAAGCATTCGCTAATCAACTGGAAAAGTACCGTGAAACTGATTTTGGTTTGGTGAAGGCAAAGCAAATTGAACTGGCAGGTAATGACTGGTACCAACGCAAGGAAAATGTGAAAATACTGAAAACTTATACACTTGCCCCGTAA
- a CDS encoding DUF58 domain-containing protein, producing the protein MLQLNEIREFGNIELLAKQLVEGFITGLHKSPYHGFSVEFAEHRLYNSGESTRHIDWKVYAKTDRLYTKRYEEETNLRCQLVIDNSSSMYYPQENKGKITFSIMAAAGLANLLQRQRDAVGLCTFSEDIEQQTPVKSTSSHLHKLFLILEDMLKSQPKMHQTSVATVLHEVAEKIHKRSLVVIFSDMFENYQEKEQVFAALQHLKHNRHEVLLFHVTDHKTELNFEFEERPYEFIDIEKGERLKLQPSQVKDAYQKQMKEYYHELKLKCGQARIDFIEADINEGFDHILKSYLVKRASMK; encoded by the coding sequence ATGCTTCAATTAAATGAAATCAGAGAGTTTGGAAATATAGAACTCCTTGCAAAACAGTTAGTAGAAGGCTTTATCACTGGTCTTCATAAATCACCTTATCACGGCTTCTCAGTAGAATTTGCTGAGCACAGACTCTATAATTCCGGAGAAAGTACACGGCATATCGATTGGAAAGTATACGCCAAAACCGACCGTTTGTACACCAAACGCTATGAGGAAGAGACCAATCTTCGCTGCCAGTTAGTCATTGACAATTCATCTTCTATGTACTACCCGCAAGAGAATAAAGGTAAAATTACCTTTAGTATTATGGCAGCTGCAGGCCTGGCAAATCTCTTACAAAGGCAGCGTGATGCTGTAGGCTTGTGTACATTTTCGGAAGATATAGAACAACAGACCCCGGTAAAATCCACCTCATCACATCTTCACAAACTATTTCTGATCCTGGAAGACATGCTGAAAAGCCAGCCCAAGATGCATCAGACGTCAGTGGCCACTGTATTGCATGAGGTAGCCGAGAAGATCCATAAGAGATCCTTGGTGGTGATTTTTAGCGATATGTTTGAAAATTACCAGGAGAAAGAACAGGTATTTGCTGCACTACAACATTTGAAACATAATCGGCACGAAGTGTTATTATTTCATGTCACTGATCATAAGACAGAGCTGAATTTTGAATTTGAAGAACGCCCTTATGAGTTTATAGATATTGAAAAAGGAGAACGCCTCAAACTTCAACCTTCACAGGTTAAAGATGCTTATCAAAAGCAAATGAAAGAATACTATCACGAGTTAAAGTTAAAATGCGGGCAGGCAAGAATTGATTTTATTGAGGCCGATATCAACGAGGGTTTTGATCATATTCTGAAATCATATCTGGTCAAGCGAGCCAGTATGAAATGA
- a CDS encoding 4Fe-4S binding protein, whose product MAIMITDECINCGACEPECPNTAIYEGGVEWSWADGTDLSEVELDDGSVVNATEEQEPVSDEFYYIVTGKCTECMGFHEEPQCAAVCPVDCCVEDPDARESEEELLGKKAWMHNE is encoded by the coding sequence ATGGCAATAATGATTACCGATGAATGCATCAACTGTGGTGCATGCGAACCGGAATGCCCAAATACTGCAATATATGAAGGTGGGGTAGAATGGTCATGGGCAGATGGTACTGACCTTAGCGAAGTAGAACTGGATGATGGTAGCGTAGTGAATGCTACTGAAGAGCAGGAACCCGTTTCCGATGAATTCTACTATATAGTTACCGGAAAATGTACGGAGTGTATGGGTTTTCACGAAGAACCTCAGTGCGCTGCTGTTTGTCCGGTAGATTGTTGTGTGGAAGATCCTGATGCCCGTGAGTCAGAGGAAGAACTACTGGGCAAAAAAGCCTGGATGCATAATGAATAA
- a CDS encoding ABC-F family ATP-binding cassette domain-containing protein, whose product MLAINNLSYYIGSRPIYEDANLHIKPKDKIGLIGLNGTGKTTLLRLINGEYTIDGGEISKANDCSVGYLNQDLLSFQSDDSILNVAMQAFEEALKIEHKIEKVLKQMETDYDDSLIDKLAKLQEKFEMMEGYALQAKAEEILEGIGFSTSDLKRPLREFSGGWRMRVMLAKLLLEKPSLLMLDEPTNHLDLPSIQWIENYLRSYEGAVIVVSHDRQFLDNTITSIVEVANQQLNVYAGNYSFYLEERELRREIQQNAYENQQQKIRQTERFIERFRAKSTKAKQVQSRVKALDRLDKVDEVVDENASVNFRFNFKKQSGRFVVELNNVSKSYGDLQILKNTSRIIERGDKIALIGANGKGKSTLLRIVAGTEPIQGESKLGYNVDMGFFAQHQLEALYVDNDMLTELKQAGSDKTEQQLRNVLGCFLFSDEEVFKRIKVLSGGEKSRVALAKTLIGEANFLLLDEPTNHLDMQSVNILIQALQQYQGTFIIVSHDRYFISEVANKIWYIEDQEIKEYPGTYEEYAYWQSQQEARPFVQPEVKHSPVQQVPVKPASPKTDNKKHDDIRESQKELKRIQSELEKVESKVMNLEEQKSQLEQELAKPTVFGNVDLLAEHSQKFDAVEKQLEDANQVWESLALKIEEIEKNLN is encoded by the coding sequence ATGTTAGCCATTAATAACCTTTCGTACTATATCGGTAGCCGTCCTATCTATGAGGACGCCAACTTACACATCAAACCCAAGGACAAAATTGGACTGATTGGCCTCAACGGAACCGGAAAGACCACTTTGCTCCGCCTGATTAATGGAGAATATACCATTGATGGCGGTGAGATCAGCAAGGCCAATGACTGTAGCGTAGGTTACCTCAACCAGGATCTTCTCTCTTTTCAGTCAGATGATTCTATCCTGAATGTAGCGATGCAGGCTTTTGAAGAAGCGCTGAAGATTGAGCATAAAATAGAGAAAGTGCTCAAGCAGATGGAAACCGACTACGATGATTCACTGATAGATAAGTTGGCCAAGCTGCAAGAAAAGTTTGAAATGATGGAAGGCTATGCCCTTCAAGCCAAAGCTGAAGAGATACTGGAAGGTATCGGGTTTAGTACCAGTGACTTAAAACGTCCGCTGAGAGAGTTTTCAGGAGGATGGCGCATGCGTGTGATGCTGGCCAAGCTTCTGTTGGAAAAACCATCACTACTCATGCTGGATGAGCCTACCAACCACCTGGATTTGCCTTCTATACAGTGGATTGAAAATTACCTGCGTTCTTATGAAGGTGCGGTGATCGTGGTATCGCACGACCGTCAGTTTTTGGACAATACCATTACTTCTATAGTGGAAGTCGCCAATCAGCAACTTAATGTATACGCTGGTAATTACTCCTTCTACCTGGAAGAACGTGAGCTACGCCGGGAAATACAGCAAAACGCTTACGAAAACCAGCAGCAGAAGATCAGGCAAACAGAACGCTTTATTGAGCGTTTCCGTGCCAAATCTACCAAAGCCAAGCAGGTACAGTCCAGGGTAAAAGCGCTGGACCGTCTGGATAAGGTAGATGAGGTGGTGGATGAAAATGCCAGCGTCAACTTTAGGTTCAACTTCAAGAAACAGTCGGGACGTTTTGTGGTAGAGTTGAACAATGTCTCCAAATCCTATGGTGATCTGCAAATTCTCAAAAATACCAGCCGTATCATTGAACGGGGAGATAAGATTGCTCTGATCGGAGCCAATGGAAAAGGAAAATCCACCCTGCTCCGTATTGTAGCCGGTACAGAACCTATCCAGGGAGAAAGTAAATTAGGGTATAATGTGGATATGGGTTTCTTTGCTCAGCATCAGCTAGAGGCCTTATATGTGGATAATGATATGCTGACTGAACTCAAACAGGCAGGCAGTGATAAAACCGAGCAGCAATTAAGAAATGTACTGGGCTGCTTTCTTTTCAGCGATGAAGAAGTCTTCAAAAGGATTAAAGTATTGTCGGGTGGCGAGAAGTCACGGGTAGCCCTGGCCAAAACATTGATTGGAGAAGCTAACTTTCTGCTACTGGATGAACCGACCAATCACCTGGATATGCAGTCGGTCAACATACTGATCCAGGCTTTGCAGCAGTATCAGGGTACTTTTATCATTGTATCGCACGACCGTTATTTTATCTCTGAAGTAGCCAATAAAATCTGGTACATTGAAGATCAGGAAATCAAAGAATATCCTGGTACTTATGAAGAATATGCCTACTGGCAAAGTCAACAGGAAGCCCGACCTTTTGTCCAACCGGAAGTAAAACATTCTCCTGTACAACAGGTGCCGGTTAAACCTGCTAGTCCTAAAACTGACAACAAAAAGCATGATGACATCCGCGAATCTCAAAAAGAACTTAAAAGGATACAAAGCGAACTGGAGAAAGTAGAAAGCAAGGTGATGAATCTGGAAGAACAGAAATCACAGCTTGAGCAAGAACTGGCTAAACCCACAGTATTTGGTAATGTTGATTTGCTGGCGGAGCATTCTCAAAAATTTGATGCTGTAGAAAAACAGTTAGAGGATGCCAACCAGGTTTGGGAATCTCTTGCACTTAAGATTGAGGAAATAGAGAAAAACCTGAACTAA